The Cellulomonas wangleii genome includes a region encoding these proteins:
- a CDS encoding 16S rRNA (uracil(1498)-N(3))-methyltransferase yields the protein MSAPVFVVEPGRLADVRPGGEYLLDGTEGRHAGVVQRRGPGERVDVVDCAGVRLVGRVRTAGPEGVRVDVEDVVVEPEPVPRLVLVQALAKGDRDEMAVEAATEVGVDGVVPWQAERSVVIWRGERAQKSRARWVGTARAATKQSRRARMPVVEEALDHRGLVARVASTVAAGGTAVVLHESATTPLHGVPTPAGGEVLVVVGPEGGISDRELEALTGAGAVACRLGPHVLRTSTAGPVALAMLADRLGRWG from the coding sequence GTGAGCGCGCCGGTCTTCGTCGTCGAGCCCGGCCGGCTCGCCGACGTGCGGCCCGGAGGGGAGTACCTCCTGGACGGCACGGAGGGCCGGCACGCCGGCGTCGTGCAGCGCCGCGGACCGGGGGAGCGCGTCGACGTGGTCGACTGCGCCGGCGTCCGGCTCGTCGGCCGGGTGCGGACCGCCGGCCCCGAGGGGGTGCGCGTGGACGTCGAGGACGTCGTCGTCGAGCCCGAGCCCGTCCCGCGGCTGGTGCTCGTGCAGGCTCTGGCCAAGGGCGATCGTGACGAGATGGCCGTCGAGGCGGCCACCGAGGTCGGGGTCGACGGGGTCGTGCCCTGGCAGGCCGAGCGCTCCGTGGTGATCTGGCGGGGCGAGCGCGCGCAGAAGAGCCGCGCTCGCTGGGTCGGGACGGCGCGCGCGGCGACGAAGCAGTCCCGGCGCGCCCGCATGCCCGTGGTCGAGGAGGCCCTCGACCACCGCGGGCTCGTCGCGCGCGTCGCGTCGACCGTCGCGGCCGGCGGGACGGCCGTCGTCCTCCACGAGTCCGCCACGACACCGCTGCACGGCGTCCCGACGCCCGCCGGGGGCGAGGTGCTGGTCGTCGTCGGCCCCGAGGGCGGCATCAGCGACCGCGAGCTGGAGGCCCTCACCGGGGCAGGCGCCGTGGCCTGCCGGCTGGGCCCGCACGTGCTGCGGACGTCCACGGCCGGCCCCGTGGCCCTGGCGATGCTCGCGGACCGGCTCGGCCGCTGGGGCTGA
- the dnaJ gene encoding molecular chaperone DnaJ, protein MTDYYEILGLPRDATPEQIKKAYRRLARELHPDVAGTDPASEERFKDVSRAYDVLGNPEKRRAYDMGADPASPGGGMGGGFGFQDIFETFFGAAAGGAPRGPVARARRGQDALVRLDLDLAETAFGVHREVQVDTAVLCPTCGGTCCRPGTSPRTCEVCGGRGSVQRVARSFLGQVMTTQPCAACHGFGTVIPEPCTECAGEGRVRSRRTLSVDVPAGVDTGTRIKLTGQGEVGPAGGPAGDVYLEVRERKHDTFVRRGDDLHATLQVPMTAAALGTVLSMETLDGPQEVDLRPGTQPGEVVTLRGLGIGHLHVGGRGDLHVHVEVQVPTPADDEQAELLRRLAVLRGEERPEARFAAANPGMFAKLRDKLAGR, encoded by the coding sequence GTGACCGACTACTACGAGATCCTCGGCCTGCCGCGCGACGCGACGCCCGAGCAGATCAAGAAGGCCTACCGCCGGCTCGCCCGTGAGCTGCACCCCGACGTGGCGGGCACCGACCCCGCGTCCGAGGAGCGGTTCAAGGACGTGTCGCGCGCCTACGACGTGCTGGGCAACCCGGAGAAGCGTCGCGCCTACGACATGGGCGCCGACCCCGCGTCCCCGGGCGGTGGCATGGGCGGCGGCTTCGGGTTCCAGGACATCTTCGAGACGTTCTTCGGCGCCGCCGCGGGCGGTGCTCCGCGCGGCCCGGTGGCGCGTGCCCGGCGCGGGCAGGACGCCCTGGTGCGCCTCGACCTGGACCTGGCCGAGACCGCGTTCGGCGTCCACCGCGAGGTGCAGGTGGACACGGCGGTGCTGTGCCCCACGTGCGGTGGCACCTGCTGCCGGCCCGGCACCTCGCCGCGCACCTGCGAGGTCTGCGGCGGGCGCGGGTCCGTGCAGCGGGTGGCACGCTCGTTCCTCGGGCAGGTCATGACGACGCAGCCCTGCGCGGCCTGCCACGGGTTCGGCACGGTCATCCCCGAGCCGTGCACCGAGTGCGCCGGCGAGGGCCGCGTGCGGTCCCGGCGGACGCTGTCGGTGGACGTGCCCGCGGGCGTCGACACCGGCACGCGCATCAAGCTGACCGGTCAGGGTGAGGTCGGCCCGGCCGGCGGTCCGGCGGGCGACGTGTACCTCGAGGTCCGCGAGCGCAAGCACGACACGTTCGTGCGACGCGGCGACGACCTGCACGCGACGCTCCAGGTGCCCATGACCGCGGCCGCGCTCGGCACGGTCCTGTCGATGGAGACCCTCGACGGGCCGCAGGAGGTCGACCTGCGCCCGGGCACGCAGCCGGGGGAGGTCGTCACGCTGCGCGGGCTGGGGATCGGGCACCTGCACGTGGGCGGCCGCGGGGACCTGCACGTGCACGTGGAGGTCCAGGTGCCCACCCCCGCCGACGACGAGCAGGCCGAGCTGCTGCGTCGTCTCGCCGTGCTGCGCGGCGAGGAGCGCCCCGAGGCACGCTTCGCCGCGGCCAACCCCGGGATGTTCGCCAAGCTGCGCGACAAGCTCGCGGGCCGGTGA
- the hrcA gene encoding heat-inducible transcriptional repressor HrcA — protein MSEDRRLDVLRAIVEDYVATREPVGSRALAERHALGVSPATIRNDMAALEEAGLIVQPHTSAGRVPTDLGYREFVDRLSGVRPLSAAEKRAIGTLLEEAVDLDDVIDRAVRLIAQLTHQVAIVQYPSLRRSALRHVELVPVGERHLLVVIITTTGRVEQRTLELTTDLDEAVVARLRVRLNVVAAGLRLAELDGALEALAAEFTSGGEDLARSVVAVVAETLAQEREERVVVAGASHLARSANADFPHTIGPVLEALEEQVVLLRLLSEMAEDSGGVAVRIGRETQHEGLAETSIVTSGYGGDGSSVAVLGAVGPLRMDYPQTMAAVRAVARYLTRILAG, from the coding sequence ATCAGCGAGGACCGGCGGCTGGACGTGCTGCGCGCCATCGTCGAGGACTACGTCGCGACCCGTGAGCCCGTGGGCTCGCGCGCCCTGGCGGAGCGCCACGCGCTCGGCGTCTCGCCGGCCACCATCCGCAACGACATGGCCGCGCTCGAGGAGGCCGGGCTCATCGTCCAGCCGCACACGTCGGCCGGTCGCGTGCCCACCGACCTGGGCTACCGCGAGTTCGTCGACCGCCTGTCGGGCGTGCGTCCCCTGTCCGCCGCGGAGAAGCGGGCGATCGGCACGCTGCTCGAGGAGGCGGTGGACCTCGACGACGTCATCGACCGTGCGGTGCGGCTCATCGCCCAGCTGACGCACCAGGTGGCGATCGTGCAGTACCCGTCGCTGCGCCGCTCGGCGCTGCGGCACGTCGAGCTCGTCCCTGTCGGTGAGCGTCACCTGCTCGTCGTCATCATCACCACGACGGGTCGCGTCGAGCAGCGCACCCTGGAGCTCACCACCGACCTCGACGAGGCCGTCGTGGCGCGGCTGCGCGTGCGGTTGAACGTCGTCGCCGCGGGCCTGCGCCTCGCCGAGCTGGACGGCGCTCTCGAGGCTCTCGCCGCCGAGTTCACGTCGGGCGGCGAGGACCTCGCCCGCTCGGTCGTCGCGGTCGTGGCCGAGACCCTCGCGCAGGAGCGGGAGGAGCGGGTCGTGGTCGCGGGTGCGTCGCACCTGGCCCGCAGCGCCAACGCCGACTTCCCGCACACCATCGGACCCGTCCTCGAGGCCCTCGAGGAGCAGGTCGTGCTGCTGCGCCTGCTGTCCGAGATGGCGGAGGACTCCGGCGGCGTCGCGGTGCGGATCGGCCGCGAGACCCAGCACGAGGGGCTGGCCGAGACCAGCATCGTCACCAGCGGGTACGGCGGCGACGGGTCGTCCGTCGCCGTGCTCGGGGCCGTCGGCCCGCTGCGCATGGACTACCCCCAGACCATGGCGGCGGTCCGTGCCGTCGCCCGGTACCTCACCCGGATCCTTGCGGGCTGA
- a CDS encoding DUF3097 domain-containing protein, whose translation MTDDRYGSDVLSGDRSPSRPVHHRPARTSREQAAEPGLVVEDVETGWVGAVVRVEKSGGQHVVVLEDRRGRTRTFRLGPGFWVDGQPVVLTAPVTSRAPARPTRTASGSVAVPDARARVARGSRIWVEGKHDAELVEKVWGDDLRVEGVVVELLDGVDHLADALRDFRPSADRRVGVLVDHLVPGSKESRIAADALRAAPAGTVLVLGHPYVDVWQAVRPERVGLDAWPTIERGTEWKRGILRELGWPADDQADVARAWQRILRSVRSYADLEPSLLGRVEELIDFVTA comes from the coding sequence GTGACCGACGACCGCTACGGCTCCGACGTGCTGTCGGGCGACCGCTCCCCGTCCCGTCCCGTCCACCACCGCCCCGCGCGCACGTCCCGCGAGCAGGCCGCCGAGCCCGGTCTGGTCGTCGAGGACGTCGAGACCGGATGGGTCGGCGCCGTCGTCCGCGTCGAGAAGTCCGGGGGCCAGCACGTCGTGGTCCTCGAGGACCGGCGCGGGCGCACGCGGACGTTCCGGCTCGGTCCCGGGTTCTGGGTCGACGGCCAGCCGGTGGTGCTCACGGCGCCGGTGACCTCGCGGGCACCCGCGCGACCCACCCGCACCGCGTCGGGGTCGGTGGCCGTGCCGGACGCGCGGGCCCGCGTGGCGCGCGGATCGCGCATCTGGGTCGAGGGCAAGCACGACGCGGAGCTGGTCGAGAAGGTCTGGGGCGACGACCTGCGCGTCGAAGGCGTCGTCGTCGAGCTGCTCGACGGTGTCGACCACCTCGCGGACGCCCTGCGGGACTTCCGCCCGAGCGCGGACCGGCGCGTCGGCGTGCTCGTCGACCACCTCGTCCCCGGCTCCAAGGAGAGCCGCATCGCGGCCGACGCCCTGCGTGCCGCGCCCGCCGGGACCGTCCTGGTGCTCGGGCACCCGTACGTCGACGTGTGGCAGGCCGTGCGCCCCGAGCGCGTCGGGCTCGACGCGTGGCCGACCATCGAGCGCGGCACGGAGTGGAAGCGCGGCATCCTGCGCGAGCTGGGGTGGCCGGCGGACGACCAGGCGGACGTGGCGCGGGCCTGGCAGCGCATCCTGCGCTCGGTGCGCTCGTACGCGGACCTCGAGCCGAGCCTGCTGGGCCGCGTCGAGGAGCTCATCGACTTCGTCACCGCCTGA